The Gallus gallus isolate bGalGal1 chromosome 3, bGalGal1.mat.broiler.GRCg7b, whole genome shotgun sequence genome window below encodes:
- the ZPAX gene encoding zona pellucida protein precursor yields the protein MQLGLVVRLLLIGILISATWAQVASGLMSSECLKNFLHLTLSMEHFKDKYLSFSAVDQSGIAWELDEALASQCGYTITYSSRNSIVFRASALSCHSHLEKDVFTVTVKIKASHTSDMKNATTYLRSASCPYRPWSPRELVCETNYMEVSARRDVPQTEKDIILSEPEDWILSYPKAKAGEASVWQILFHQPEEKRALLVSDAWRAGYGLNSTETRILLRVPYNTAHIQLVKAQGITFSAVRSSTFYKQQWMILMVDTAVACPVDGVNYTNKTIIWTVPKYFQALCAGATDFKDVLVEAGVNLHKLSAEEMASRKYVLSNDINTITMKIPIGAEGGSYKTSVSSGKHGAKYSINLFLEHQWEDNKWGLTKYTIIKEIETPFEQVELAVTNNLNLSARLMNVTVGMFLLDVELVNLTIEGTTVTVPEAIQHGYLTYEIQYANGSKIYVIQVSFDAPGIKKEYVIDDTREYTLNVTLKFIILPTRDTFSVPIITVSAVKDAVLPSARGFCDENDFHLIITHGNVDQNWLPFISEQHLVPEVAQEDYYSLNDNGTHLTVSVPFLSSLVDYKDIHISGVMASLHLTLKDGITLANKKDFSISCRFPPSELIQCLPNGTVVITAIKLVRLADLDTSLLVLRDKQCKPSLVTKKTATFKFNVNTCGTSRKFNSTSITYENDILYFRPGNDIPVYQLRFVCVYTIKHSADVHYENKKNLPPSIKPGFDSLDLSLKLFKEKSYSEPYQELEYPVVKYLREALYFEVELLQPADPRLELNLEDCWATNSQSQDSLPRWPILINGCERSEDSYRTVFHEVNYSRRVKFPQHLKRFEVTVFTFVQGTALLQMQLYLHCSVVICSTTPLPSDVICQRGCNPGTQRLDRHAELHSRGHVSSGAVLIRKEKLASKGEHADF from the exons ATGCAGTTGGGTCTGGTGGTGAG GTTATTATTAATAGGAATACTCATCTCTGCAACATGGGCCCAAGTGGCATCAG GACTCATGAGTTCAGAGTGCTTGAAGAACTTTTTGCATTTAACCCTGAGCATGGAGCACTTCAAggataaatatttatctttttctgctgttg ACCAATCTGGCATAGCCTGGGAGCTGGATGAGGCCCTTGCATCACAGTGTGGCTACACAATAACTtacagcagcaggaacagcattGTGTTTCGTGCTTCTGCACTAAGTTGTCATTCTCACTTGGAG AAAGATGTGTTCACAGTAACTGTAAAAATCAAAGCGTCCCATACTTCTGATATGAAAAATGCTACAACTTATCTGAGAAGTGCAAGTTGCCCTTATCGTCCATGGAGTCCAAGGGAGTTAGTATGTGAAACCAACTACATGGAG GTTTCTGCCAGGAGAGATGTTCCCCAAACTGAGAAGGATATCATTTTGAGTGAACCTGAGGATTGGATTCTTTCTTATCCAAAG GCAAAAGCAGGGGAAGCCTCAGTATGGCAGATACTGTTTCATcaaccagaagaaaaaagagctctGCTTGTAAGTGATGCTTGGAGGGCTGGCTATGGACTCAACAGCACAGAAACCAGAATTCTGCTGCGAGTGCCATACAACACTGCACACATTCAACTGGTCAAG GCTCAGGGTATTACCTTTTCTGCAGTGAGATCAAGTACATTTTACAAACAGCAGTGGATGATCCTGATGGTGGATACTGCTGTGGCATGTCCTGTAG ATGGTGTGAATTACACTAACAAAACAATCATCTGGACTgttccaaaatattttcaagcactCTGTGCTGGAGCAACTGACTTTAAGGATGTGCTTGTTGAAGCTGGTGTGAATCTACACAAACTCTCTGCTGAAGAAATGGCCTCCAGGAAATATGTGTTATCTAATGATATAAATACAATTACAATGAAGATACCTATAGGTGCAGAAGGTGGCTCTTACAAG ACTTCTGTGAGCAGTGGAAAGCATGGGGCAAAATACTCCATCAACCTGTTCTTGGAACACCAGTGGGAGGATAACAAATGGGGACTAACCAAGTATACCATCATCAAGGAAATAGAAACACCATTTGAACAAGTGGAACTTGCGGTAACTAACA ACCTCAATCTGAGTGCAAGGTTAATGAATGTTACAGTGGGAATGTTTCTCCTGGATGTGGAGCTCGTGAACTTGACCATTGAGGGGACAACTGTAACTGTACCTGAAGCTATTCAGCATGGGTATTTAACATATGAGATTCAATATGCTAATGGAAGCAAAATCTATGTAATACAAGTGTCATTTGATGCACCCGGCATTAAGAAAGAG TACGTAATCGATGACACAAGAGAATACACACTCAATGTCACACTGAAGTTCATCATCCTTCCAACAAGAGACACATTCTCTGTCCCCATTATAACAGTGTCTGCTGTTAAAGATGCTG TACTACCCAGTGCAAGGGGATTTTGTGATGAGAATGACTTCCATCTCATTATCACACACGGAAATGTGGACCAAAACTGGCTGCCCTTCATCTCTGAGCAGCACCTGGTACCAGAGGTTGCCCAGGAAGACTACTATAGCCTGAATGACAATGGGACTCACTTGACTGTCTctgtccctttcctttcctcccttgtGGACTATAAG GATATTCATATTTCTGGAGTAATGGCTTCTCTCCACTTAACCTTGAAGGATGGCATCACCTTGGCTAATAAGAAGGACTTCTCAATTTCCTGCAGATTTCCACCTTCAGAGCTAATAC AGTGCCTTCCCAATGGCACCGTGGTAATTACTGCAATAAAATTAGTAAGACTTGCAGATCTGGACACCAGCCTTCTTGTCTTAAGAGACAAACAGTGCAAACCTAGCCTAGTGACAAAGAAGACTGCAACCTTTAAGTTCAACGTGAATACATGTGGAACAAGTAGAAAG TTCAACAGCACATCTATAACATATGAAAATGATATACTCTACTTCAGACCTGGAAATGATATACCAGTATACCA attaAGGTTTGTATGTGTTTACACCATCAAGCACTCAGCTGATGTCCActatgaaaacaagaaaaaccttCCGCCAAGTATTAAGCCAGGTTTTGACTCTCTGGATCTCTCCCTGAAGCTTTTTAAAG AGAAATCCTATTCTGAGCCCTATCAGGAACTGGAATATCCTGTGGTAAAATATCTGAGGGAGGCACTGTACTTTGAAGTTGAACTGCTCCAGCCTGCAGATCCAAGGCTGGAACTAAACTTGGAAGACTGTTGGGCTACCAACTCCCAAAGCCAAGACAGTCTTCCACGATGGCCAATCCTCATAAACGG gtGTGAAAGGAGTGAGGACTCTTACAGAACAGTCTTTCATGAAGTTAATTACAGCCGTAGAGTAAAATTTCCTCAGCACTTGAAAAGATTTGAAGTAACAGTGTTCACCTTTGTACAAGGCACAGCTCTATTACAAATGCAG ttataTTTGCACTGCAGTGTTGTGATCTGCAGCACTACACCACTGCCTTCAGATGTGATTTGTCAGAGGGGATGCAATCCTGGGACGCAGCGCCTTG ACCGCCATGCAGAACTGCATTCACGGGGCCATGTGTCATCTGGAGCAGTGCttattagaaaggaaaaactggCCAGCAAAG GTGAACACGCAGATTTCTGA